Sequence from the Parvicella tangerina genome:
TTCGAAAGGAATTCCTGCGGACAGAATGGTTCCAGCTGGATACGGTGAGACCACGCCTCGTGCGCCAGGTTTGGAGTGTGAAACAATTGAAAACATGGCAACAAATGAAGAGAAAGAAGTCGCTCACCAGAAGAACAGACGTACTCAATTTAGAGTATTAAGTTTTGATTACAAGCCATCTGGTTCCGGAGGGGAGTAGATGAAATAAATAAACTGTGAGACATCCTGCCCAAAAAGTAGGATGTCTTTTTTTTTAGTATATCCTAATAAGAAGAATATGTCAGCAATTGAGAAGAGATACCAACAGAGAGGCGTTTCAGCTGGAAAAGAAGATGTTCATGCAGCAATTAAGAATGTGGACAAAGGATTGTTCCCCAAAGCCTTTTGTAAAATTGTCCCTGATTACTTGAGTGGAGATGAAGACTATTGTCTAGTAATGCATGCTGACGGTGCGGGAACAAAGTCTTCCTTGGCGTATATGTACTGGAAAGAAACGGGAGATCTTTCAGTTTGGAAGGGTATTGCGCAAGATGCGTTAATCATGAATGTAGATGATTTGTTATGTGTTGGCGCAACGGACAATATCATGTTGTCTTCTACCATTGGAAGAAATAAAAACTTAATTTCTGGAGAGGTCATCTCAGCGATAATTAATGGAACTGAAGAATTGATTAATGAGTTAAATGATTACGGTGTTACGATAAAGTCTACTGGCGGTGAAACAGCTGATGTGGGAGATTTGGTAAGAACAATTATTGTTGATTCGACTGTTGTTGCCCGAATGAAAAGAAGTGAGGTCATCGACAACGGTAATATCAAGGCAGGAAATGTCATTGTTGGTCTTTCATCCTTTGGAAAAGCTACCTATGAAAAAGAATATAACGGAGGAATGGGGAGTAACGGTTTAACTTCTGCTCGACATGATGTGTTTACTAAACTACTGGCTTCAAAATACCCAGAGAGTTATGATGCAGCCGTTCCTGAAGACCTTGTTTATTCTGGAACCAAGAAATTGACTGATTCAATTGAGAATAGTCCATTAGATGCAGGAAAACTAGTGCTCTCTCCGACTAGAACTTATGCTCCAATAATCAAAGAAGTATTGTCTTCGTATAAAGATAAAATTGATGGGATGGTGCACTGTAGTGGTGGTGCTCAGACTAAAGTGCTTCATTTTATCGATGACCTACACATTATCAAGGATAACATGTTTTCACTGCCGCCTCTGTTTAAGCTAATTCAACAAGAGTCTGGGACGAGTTGGGAAGAGATGTACCGTGTATTTAATATGGGACATAGAATGGAACTGTATGTAGATGAATCGGTTGCAGAAGCAATCGTTAAGGTATCTGAAAAGTATGATGTAAAAGCAAAGATTATTGGTAGAGTCGAAGCCTCGGAAGAGAAGAAGCTCACGATTAGGTCTGAGTTTGGAGAATTTGTTTACCACAACTAATTAAGAAAGATGAGTGCAGAGAGTTATTTACCAAAGTTAGAAGCTATCAAGATCCGATTTGAGGAAGTGGGGAAGTTGATTACCGATCCTGAAATTATTTCGGATATGAAGAGATATGTGAAACTTAACAAAGAGTACAAAGACAAAGAAGAAATTGTCAAAGCCTATGATGCTTATA
This genomic interval carries:
- a CDS encoding AIR synthase related protein is translated as MSAIEKRYQQRGVSAGKEDVHAAIKNVDKGLFPKAFCKIVPDYLSGDEDYCLVMHADGAGTKSSLAYMYWKETGDLSVWKGIAQDALIMNVDDLLCVGATDNIMLSSTIGRNKNLISGEVISAIINGTEELINELNDYGVTIKSTGGETADVGDLVRTIIVDSTVVARMKRSEVIDNGNIKAGNVIVGLSSFGKATYEKEYNGGMGSNGLTSARHDVFTKLLASKYPESYDAAVPEDLVYSGTKKLTDSIENSPLDAGKLVLSPTRTYAPIIKEVLSSYKDKIDGMVHCSGGAQTKVLHFIDDLHIIKDNMFSLPPLFKLIQQESGTSWEEMYRVFNMGHRMELYVDESVAEAIVKVSEKYDVKAKIIGRVEASEEKKLTIRSEFGEFVYHN